The genome window ATTGATTGGATCTCCGAACATGATGCAGACCTATATAATCCAGCGTCCTCAAGTTGAAAATCGTATTCTTGCTCAAAAGGTCGCCTGTGGGCGGCTTTTTCGATGCTCAGATGAGGTGTATCCGCCTCCTGTTGATGTAACATTAGTTCGAATAGATTGCGAAATCATTACGCCGCTCGACAAACATTGTCCAATTGAGGCCTTCACGAAAAAATGATTTCTATACATAAGCGATTTCAACAAAATATAGTGATGCATCATCGTAAACGGCTCTTCTTTTGTCAGCTTCAAATGGACGGGGGAGAAGGAGTCAAAAAAATACTCTTCTCTAAATACGATTGAATTGTGCATGATCAGATTCCCTTCGCTTCGTAAGTCATTCAATTGGATTCGTTTGTTATGTTAGAACAGGTTTTACACCATTCATAGCGTTGTGAGAGGGGAGTGATGCTTTTGAATACTTCTAAACAAATGATGCCTCATAATTCTAATGATCGTTTTAGTAAACTAGGAATTTATAGCGTCCAAAGTGTCTTTATTATTCTGTTCTTGCTGTTAACCCCTGTCTACTATTTGAACAAATGGGACTTTAAACGTCACAAAAAGCGGAAACCTTTCTACACCAGTAAATTGGTTCGATTGCAAGAGCGCTATCCGATTTTCTACGAATTGGCCATGTACGTTCAAAATTTCCCTATTCCTCGTAATGTCTACAAAATTTTACCCCCTTTAAAGGGCGATGTTCTTCAGGTGGGCTGTGGTACAGGTTTATTGAACAAGTATCTTCGCAAGCAGAAGGATGTTCGTTTTCTCAACATGGATCCGAATTTAAATGCCCTAAAATTTGGAAAGAAGTGGGGAAGGTTTAATTCTTATATCCATGCTTTCATTGATAAGCCAACTTCTTTACCTGATCATAGCTGCGATATGATTTTGTTTGCACGAAGCTTTCATCACATTCGCTATCACAAAAAAGCCTTCATCGAGAGCTGCAGACTGTTACGTGACGGTGGATCTATCATTATTGCGGACCCGGTTGTTCTCAAGTCTCTTTCAGGTTCTGTAACAGACCGTGGTTATATGGCGAACTCTTCGATTGATGGTGTAATTTGGAGATTTACCAAAGAAACATTAATTACTCACATAGAGCGCTGTCTTCCTCCTGAATTAAAGATAGAATCCGTAACCGAAACGAGACAAGTGCATGTAACGAATTATAATTTATTTGTACCTCAGACAGATATCGTAGTGGTACTGCGAAAAAGGGAGGCTGTATACAATGACAACTAAATTTATTTATGGTGTTTGAAATCTGCAGCATTATTTAATGCTTATCCGTTGCTAGAGGTACCTGCTGGTGTTTTTTAGACGGAAGTTAATGACGTAGGGAGGCAGCACTAAGAAATAGTTGCCGTTCCGAACCAGGCTGTTATTTCATGTGAGGAATCACATATACGCTGCATGCAGGGTATCGTCAGAGCTAACTGCTTCCTTATTTAAACGATACATAATGCTTGAAAAGCTATGATTGCGCTTAGGCTGGTGCCCTATATACTTTAATATTTATACTAAAACCTCCACTGTAGTGGAGGTTTTTCGTGTTGTCTTAAGAAATAGAGAGAATCAGTCATTCCGCAAAATTGATACGCATGAATTTTCTTAGGCCAAGTCGTCCCCATTGCTTTCAATTACTTTCTTATACCAGTTAAAACTTTTCTTTCTTGTTCTATTCAATGTTCCTTTTCCTTCATTATCCCGATCTACGTAAATGAATCCGTATCTTTTCTTCAGTTCTCCTGTTCCGGCGCTAACGATATCAATCGGTCCCCAATAGGTATAGCCCATGAGTTCTACACCATCTACAACGGCTTCTTTCAATTCTTCGATATGAGC of Paenibacillus sp. FSL R5-0517 contains these proteins:
- a CDS encoding class I SAM-dependent methyltransferase, translating into MNTSKQMMPHNSNDRFSKLGIYSVQSVFIILFLLLTPVYYLNKWDFKRHKKRKPFYTSKLVRLQERYPIFYELAMYVQNFPIPRNVYKILPPLKGDVLQVGCGTGLLNKYLRKQKDVRFLNMDPNLNALKFGKKWGRFNSYIHAFIDKPTSLPDHSCDMILFARSFHHIRYHKKAFIESCRLLRDGGSIIIADPVVLKSLSGSVTDRGYMANSSIDGVIWRFTKETLITHIERCLPPELKIESVTETRQVHVTNYNLFVPQTDIVVVLRKREAVYNDN